In a single window of the Nicotiana tomentosiformis chromosome 10, ASM39032v3, whole genome shotgun sequence genome:
- the LOC138899972 gene encoding uncharacterized protein translates to MDPLKYIFQKPMPMGKLAKWQILLSEFDIIYVTQKAVKGQALADHLANNPADGEYKPLKTYFPDEEVSFVGEDITEAYDGWRIFFDGAANLKGVGIGAVLVSETGQHYPVSAKLRFPCTINMEKYKACILGLRLAIDMNVQEVLVIGDSNLLVHQVLGEWATKNTKILPYLYYVQKLMRRFTKIEFKHVPRIQNEFADALATYLP, encoded by the coding sequence atggatccgctaaaatacatcttccagaaacccatgcctatggggaagttagcaaaatggcagatactatTGAGTGAGTTTGACAttatctatgtaactcagaaggcggtcaaagggcaagcattggcggaTCATCTGGCAAACAATCCTGCAGATGGAGAATACAAACcactgaaaacgtattttcccgatgaagaggtatcattcgtcggagaagatatcaccgaagcctatgatggttggagaataTTCTTTGATGGGGCTGCGAATTtaaaaggagtgggtattggagcagttttagtgTCAGAAACgggtcaacactatccagtatccgcaaaactcaggtttccatgtacTATCAACATGGAAAAATACAAGGCCTGCATCTTAGGACTCAGGTTAGCCAtcgacatgaacgttcaggaagttctggtaattggagattcaaaccttttggtacatcaggttctaggagaatgggctacaaagaataccaagatattaccatatttgTACTATGTACAAAAGTTGATGAGGAGATTCACAAAAATAGAGTttaaacatgttccgagaatccagaatgagttcgcagatgcattggccacttatcttccatga